The region CGCCAGCGCCCATGCCGTGCATTGCACAAACACTGAACGAGTGTTCACTGCCGGCGCCGACACCAGCCTGCTGCAGGCGGCCGAGGCCGCCGGGCTCCAGCCGGCGCATGGCTGCCGCATCGGCATCTGCATGAGCTGCCAGTGCCGCAAGCGCAGTGGCAGCGTGCTCAACCTGCGCACCGGCGAGCGCTCCAGCGAGCCCGATGAACTGATCCAGCTGTGCGTCAGCGTGGCGCAATCGCCACTCGAACTGGCGCTCTGATCCGCGCAGCCCGGTGCACGCGCGCCGCGCGTTCACCGGGTGCTGGCCGCAAGTACCCGGTGAGCGGCTGGCGCCGCACACCGGGCTACGCTCGATCCACGTTCCACGCGTGAACCCGCACATTCCGGGGGCCGCACCGAGATCACAAGGAGAACCCCGATGTCCAAGGCCCATTTGTCTCCCGCGCAACTCGACGCCTTCCAGCGCGAACTCGACGCCCTGCGCGCGGAGGTGGCCGGCGATATCGGCCAGCGCGACGCCGAGCACATCCGCGGCGTGGTCGCGAGCGCCCGCGCGCACGCTGTCGCTGGCCGCTCGCTGCTGATGTTCGGCTTCGACCCGCTGAGCTTCGCCGCCGGCGTGCTCGCGCTGGCCAAGGCCAAGATCCTGGAGAACATGGAGATCGGCCACAACGTGCTGCACGGCCAGTACGACTGGATGGGCGATCCCACGCTCAACTCGCAGACCTACGAATGGGACATCGTCTGCGCCAGCCGCGACTGGCGCAAGACGCACAATGTCGAGCACCACAACCACACCAACATCCTCGGCAAGGACGACGACTACGGCTACGGCCTGCTGCGCATGACCGGCGAGCAGCGCTGGACCTGGCGCACGCCGCTGCAGCCGCTGTCGTATCTGCTGCTCGCGCTGCTGTTCCAGTGGGGCGTGGCGATCCAGGACCTCAAGCTCGGCCGCTGGTTCAAG is a window of Rhodanobacteraceae bacterium DNA encoding:
- a CDS encoding acyl-CoA desaturase; protein product: MSKAHLSPAQLDAFQRELDALRAEVAGDIGQRDAEHIRGVVASARAHAVAGRSLLMFGFDPLSFAAGVLALAKAKILENMEIGHNVLHGQYDWMGDPTLNSQTYEWDIVCASRDWRKTHNVEHHNHTNILGKDDDYGYGLLRMTGEQRWTWRTPLQPLSYLLLALLFQWGVAIQDLKLGRWFKGRMQPGELRQRAAPFLRKARGQLFKDYLLFPLLAFWNWPRVLAGNALANLIRNLWTNAIIFCGHFTLDAQVYSKAEVADESRGAWYLRQIQGSGNLEGGRWLHLLSGHLSHQIEHHLFPDIPAPRYTEMAPRVREICARYGVRYNSAGFWRQYLGVLWRILRHALPLDRRPAGLAPATHAEA